A genome region from Gemmatimonadota bacterium includes the following:
- a CDS encoding agarase, whose product MNTTLETVETTQTSPEGFFTLAKHGERWILLTPERQPFFSVGLNHIDSSPLLYPENLLRWKQKYDNNSIKWICESVSPDLKSWGFNTVGWVQDVTILKHAHSPSFTLEEYRALSMPYCHLLPFIETHQWNAWHKNPDIYSKDFEDWCDYVARSECARLRDEPNLIGYFYSDCPTWVHVRTPHTAWRGPMFDPARLESQAGRTELFNMAQRYYKITHDAIRRYDPHHLILGDRYEALAPLPMEIVQAADPYVDVLSFQDFGDPVTHMREWHTATGKPVLWADGSRPRETIADDSGKYLDGEYHLADGKWYAEALYGLLENPGAIGAHLCGGYIRNRFRRKGLIDEQEQPDHEAISEIQKGSRVVARWLDKLES is encoded by the coding sequence ATGAACACCACACTGGAAACAGTCGAAACAACGCAAACATCCCCCGAAGGATTCTTCACCCTCGCAAAACATGGAGAACGCTGGATCTTGCTCACGCCGGAGCGACAGCCGTTCTTCTCAGTTGGACTGAATCACATCGACTCCTCCCCACTGCTGTATCCAGAAAATCTGCTCCGCTGGAAACAAAAATACGACAACAACAGCATCAAATGGATCTGTGAATCCGTATCCCCCGACCTGAAATCCTGGGGATTCAACACCGTCGGCTGGGTACAGGACGTGACCATCTTAAAACACGCGCACAGTCCGAGCTTCACCCTGGAAGAATATCGCGCGCTATCCATGCCCTACTGCCACCTGTTGCCCTTCATCGAAACACATCAATGGAACGCATGGCACAAAAATCCCGACATCTACAGCAAAGACTTCGAGGACTGGTGCGACTATGTCGCCAGATCCGAATGCGCCCGACTGAGAGACGAACCGAACTTAATCGGCTATTTTTACTCGGACTGTCCAACCTGGGTTCACGTCCGAACCCCACACACAGCATGGCGCGGACCCATGTTTGATCCCGCGCGACTGGAATCACAAGCGGGCCGGACTGAACTATTCAACATGGCACAGCGATACTACAAAATCACCCACGACGCCATTCGCCGTTATGATCCCCATCACCTGATCCTCGGAGACCGATACGAAGCACTCGCACCACTCCCAATGGAAATTGTACAGGCTGCCGACCCGTACGTTGACGTACTCAGCTTTCAGGACTTCGGAGACCCGGTCACACACATGCGCGAATGGCACACAGCCACGGGAAAACCGGTTCTATGGGCAGATGGATCCCGTCCCCGAGAAACCATCGCGGATGACAGCGGAAAATATCTGGATGGGGAATATCATCTCGCGGATGGGAAATGGTATGCCGAAGCCCTGTACGGCCTCCTGGAAAACCCCGGCGCAATAGGCGCGCATCTTTGTGGCGGTTATATCCGAAATCGCTTCCGGCGAAAAGGTCTGATCGACGAACAGGAGCAACCCGACCACGAAGCCATCTCTGAAATACAAAAAGGCAGTCGGGTTGTAGCGCGCTGGCTCGACAAATTGGAATCCTGA
- a CDS encoding tautomerase family protein: protein MIVVYGIKEKLNPIKAKLSDVIHGCMQSVLGMPEDKRAHRFVPMDKEDFYYPGGRTDAYTVIEINMMAGRQIETKKNLIKTLFKEIESQLSIPPIDIEITIKEQAPHCWGFRGITGDEPNDLKYKVKV from the coding sequence ATGATCGTCGTATATGGTATCAAAGAAAAATTGAATCCCATAAAAGCAAAATTATCCGATGTGATTCACGGATGTATGCAATCTGTCCTCGGCATGCCAGAGGATAAACGGGCACACCGCTTCGTGCCCATGGACAAAGAGGATTTTTACTATCCCGGTGGTCGCACAGATGCATACACCGTCATAGAAATCAACATGATGGCAGGTCGCCAGATAGAAACCAAAAAGAACCTGATCAAAACGCTATTCAAAGAAATCGAAAGTCAATTATCTATTCCCCCCATAGACATCGAAATCACCATAAAAGAACAAGCACCGCATTGCTGGGGATTTCGGGGCATAACGGGTGATGAACCCAACGACCTCAAGTACAAAGTCAAAGTGTAA
- a CDS encoding zinc-binding dehydrogenase, whose product MKARIVGERQSDVVPAPVPEPKEDWAVVKVHASAMCTEYKTWLAGDRREVIGHEGAGEVVAVAQPGRVKVGDRVTVMPQYPCGNCALCRSGDYIYCEDTYNFAEFTGTRDGSGTFAHYVVKPSWLLLPIPERVTYEQATMAIDGIGASFGGMQAIGVGAFDTVLITGLGPVGLGGIINARFRGARVLAVEPAPWRAALGLELGAEVVLHPQDDPLARIRDLTDGRGVDCAVDCSGSVAGERLCIDAVRRRGRVAFVGECSQELPIKVSPDLIRKGLLVSGNWLYNMQDYEGVMQVIAESPLIDKLISHVMPMSNIQEAFGLLAAGEAAKIVLHPWA is encoded by the coding sequence ATGAAAGCAAGGATCGTTGGAGAGCGACAGTCAGATGTGGTGCCAGCACCTGTGCCGGAGCCGAAGGAGGATTGGGCGGTGGTGAAGGTGCATGCTTCGGCGATGTGTACCGAGTACAAGACGTGGTTAGCGGGTGATCGGCGCGAGGTGATCGGGCACGAGGGTGCTGGCGAGGTGGTGGCGGTGGCGCAGCCGGGGCGGGTGAAGGTGGGGGACCGGGTTACGGTGATGCCGCAGTATCCGTGTGGCAATTGTGCTTTGTGTCGATCTGGTGATTATATCTATTGTGAGGATACATACAACTTTGCCGAGTTCACTGGTACCCGCGATGGCAGTGGCACGTTTGCCCATTATGTGGTTAAGCCCTCATGGCTTTTGTTGCCGATTCCTGAACGGGTCACTTATGAGCAGGCGACGATGGCGATTGACGGTATTGGCGCTTCTTTTGGGGGCATGCAAGCTATTGGTGTGGGTGCGTTTGATACGGTGCTGATTACGGGTCTGGGTCCGGTGGGGCTTGGCGGGATTATCAATGCCCGGTTCCGCGGAGCGCGGGTGCTGGCGGTGGAGCCTGCGCCGTGGCGCGCTGCTCTCGGTCTCGAGTTGGGCGCAGAGGTGGTGCTGCATCCGCAGGATGATCCGCTTGCGCGTATTCGAGATTTGACAGATGGTCGCGGGGTTGATTGCGCGGTGGATTGTTCTGGTTCAGTGGCGGGCGAGCGGTTGTGTATTGATGCGGTGCGGCGGCGCGGACGAGTGGCTTTTGTCGGCGAGTGTTCCCAGGAATTGCCGATTAAGGTGAGCCCAGATTTGATTCGCAAAGGGTTGCTGGTGTCGGGGAATTGGCTGTACAATATGCAGGATTACGAGGGCGTGATGCAGGTGATCGCGGAGTCGCCCCTTATCGATAAGCTGATTAGCCACGTTATGCCGATGAGCAATATTCAGGAGGCTTTCGGTCTTTTAGCCGCTGGCGAGGCCGCAAAGATCGTGCTTCATCCCTGGGCGTAG
- a CDS encoding ankyrin repeat domain-containing protein has translation SLFPLGFYLLTAFLVKKTGAGYLDIVCLLLERGADPRLCGDWLVRFCIWRDRVDILKVLLDAGLDPTIAELPRSGLTNPDMIALLSSQGVDCDPNRAEDGWPPIVFQSRGDRGGSVDRVRDLIARGADVNARNYKGQTALHCAARAGFVEIVSLLLEHGAQVDLRDDKGQTPLMIALRSTIKNKDKLREVVRVLKVAGAKVGE, from the coding sequence TCAGTCTATTCCCTCTGGGATTTTATTTGTTGACGGCATTTTTAGTCAAAAAAACTGGTGCTGGTTATCTGGATATTGTTTGTTTGTTGCTCGAGCGTGGTGCAGATCCGCGGCTCTGCGGTGACTGGCTGGTGCGGTTCTGTATCTGGCGCGATCGGGTGGATATTTTGAAGGTGTTGCTCGATGCAGGGCTCGATCCGACGATTGCTGAACTGCCTCGTTCCGGTCTTACCAATCCCGATATGATTGCTTTGCTTTCGAGCCAAGGGGTGGATTGCGATCCGAATCGCGCAGAGGATGGGTGGCCGCCGATTGTTTTTCAGTCCCGCGGCGACCGTGGTGGGAGCGTTGATCGCGTCCGGGATTTGATTGCGCGCGGCGCCGATGTAAATGCGCGCAATTATAAGGGTCAGACTGCGTTGCACTGCGCGGCGAGGGCGGGGTTTGTGGAGATTGTTTCTCTACTTCTTGAACACGGTGCCCAAGTTGATTTGCGAGATGACAAGGGTCAGACGCCGCTTATGATTGCGCTGCGTTCGACGATTAAGAATAAGGATAAACTCCGCGAGGTTGTTCGCGTTCTCAAAGTAGCGGGTGCGAAGGTCGGTGAATGA